The proteins below are encoded in one region of Planctopirus limnophila DSM 3776:
- the rfbA gene encoding glucose-1-phosphate thymidylyltransferase RfbA — protein sequence MPETQFVSSTTSQPRAGLLLAGGAGTRLAPATKAISKQLLPVYDKPMVYYSLSVLLLSGIREVLIITTPHDRALFERLLGDGSQWGLKIGYATQSAPRGIAEALVIGEEFIAGRPSCLVLGDNIFYGDKLSHSLQTASALTTGATVFAYHVSDPERYGVVTMDADGKAIELIEKPPVPPSNWAVTGVYFYDATASQRARSLKPSPRNELEITDLNRSYLHDGLLRVEKLGRGVAWLDTGTHESLIEASTFVSVIEARQGLKIACLEEIVWRMGWIDTAQLLKLAAEFGKNHPYGRYLQQISDDRR from the coding sequence ATGCCAGAGACACAGTTTGTGAGCAGTACAACTTCACAGCCTCGCGCAGGCCTTCTGTTGGCTGGTGGGGCCGGTACCCGGCTGGCTCCTGCGACAAAAGCCATCAGCAAACAACTGCTCCCTGTCTACGACAAGCCGATGGTTTATTACTCGTTAAGCGTTCTGCTCCTTTCGGGGATTCGGGAAGTTCTGATAATTACCACGCCTCATGATCGCGCTTTGTTCGAACGCTTGCTGGGCGATGGTTCGCAGTGGGGACTGAAGATTGGTTATGCCACGCAATCGGCTCCGCGTGGCATTGCAGAGGCTTTGGTGATCGGTGAGGAATTCATTGCCGGGCGTCCTTCCTGCCTCGTGCTGGGGGATAACATTTTTTATGGCGATAAGCTAAGTCATTCGTTGCAGACAGCCAGTGCCCTGACGACCGGTGCGACAGTGTTCGCCTACCATGTGAGTGATCCCGAGCGCTATGGCGTGGTGACGATGGACGCTGATGGCAAGGCGATTGAGCTGATCGAAAAGCCACCCGTGCCACCTTCCAACTGGGCTGTCACTGGGGTCTATTTCTACGATGCCACTGCCTCGCAAAGAGCACGTTCGCTCAAGCCTTCCCCTCGCAATGAATTAGAAATCACTGACCTCAATCGCAGCTATCTGCACGATGGATTACTGCGCGTCGAGAAACTGGGGCGTGGTGTGGCGTGGCTCGATACCGGGACACATGAATCGCTGATTGAAGCTTCCACATTTGTCAGTGTCATCGAAGCCCGGCAAGGTTTGAAGATTGCCTGCCTGGAAGAGATCGTCTGGCGCATGGGCTGGATTGATACGGCTCAACTGCTGAAGCTCGCTGCAGAATTCGGGAAGAATCATCCCTATGGTCGCTATCTGCAGCAGATCAGTGATGATCGCCGTTAG
- a CDS encoding tetratricopeptide repeat protein, with amino-acid sequence MSNLFPRLLILLAGIAAYLVGLAADFTFDGVEFVANNQVLDRLWPPEYLSKYTRPFSFLTFAINKVCFGPAPFSFALTNILIHIASAQILYSFVKIVLEKAPRIPESLSRAAVPIALVSSLLWVVHPLNSQGVAYLIQRQESLASLFYLGTMAAFASAVLHQQRSWYLVACISCALGMFSKEILVTAPLCVLWLDLAVLSKSWREVTRRWYWHLALWLTLGLLALVMLSHQGEYAQAGIGDVPDVSRWQYFRSQPWVVATYVKLWFWPTGQCADALLIPINNPAIYWPGLVIASLCLIILWRMSFHRPALGFLLGAWLLVLLPTSSIVPIQDLYFEHRMYLPSMFLAVATTLMLKRLTDRWQFKSQALRWGLVGSMICLLILINNYRCTVYLSDEAFWRDVIAKSPNNSRAYTNLALQIVKRASRESASLDKQKVLEEAIVMARRSFEIHPLNAVSYQNLAFVLGEANRKEEGEKYVQMARILKTRMTQQELLDFGNSNRATEPELALFCYERARELPPESSEVYNNLGILTQQVEKNFVKAEVCFQKSLSINPNNPNTYNSYGNLLVRTKRYQEAVAAFEKALRLDPQLKSAVQGREVAIRLLTQSQNK; translated from the coding sequence ATGTCCAATCTATTCCCACGACTTCTGATTCTGCTGGCGGGAATCGCTGCTTATCTCGTCGGGCTGGCGGCAGATTTCACGTTTGATGGTGTCGAATTTGTCGCGAATAATCAGGTTCTCGACAGGCTCTGGCCGCCGGAATACTTATCAAAGTACACCCGGCCATTCAGTTTTTTAACATTCGCGATCAATAAGGTTTGCTTCGGGCCGGCACCATTCAGCTTCGCACTCACGAACATCCTCATTCATATCGCCTCGGCGCAGATTTTGTATTCCTTTGTCAAGATTGTGCTCGAAAAAGCCCCTCGGATTCCTGAGTCCCTTTCGAGAGCGGCAGTACCCATCGCGCTGGTCTCCAGCCTGTTGTGGGTCGTTCATCCGCTGAACTCCCAGGGAGTGGCTTATCTCATTCAAAGGCAGGAATCCCTGGCCAGTCTGTTTTATCTTGGAACGATGGCCGCGTTTGCCTCTGCCGTACTCCATCAGCAGCGTTCCTGGTATCTCGTCGCCTGCATCAGTTGCGCGCTGGGAATGTTTTCCAAAGAGATTCTGGTGACAGCCCCCTTATGTGTTCTGTGGCTCGATCTGGCTGTGCTGTCAAAATCCTGGCGCGAAGTGACTCGCCGCTGGTATTGGCATCTGGCCCTCTGGCTGACGCTGGGTCTGCTCGCTCTGGTGATGTTATCGCATCAGGGGGAGTATGCTCAGGCAGGCATTGGAGATGTTCCGGATGTTTCGCGCTGGCAATACTTTCGATCACAACCCTGGGTCGTAGCGACATACGTGAAACTCTGGTTCTGGCCCACAGGGCAATGTGCCGACGCCCTGCTGATTCCCATCAACAATCCGGCGATCTACTGGCCTGGTCTCGTCATTGCAAGCCTCTGTCTGATCATCCTGTGGCGAATGAGCTTCCATCGCCCGGCACTTGGTTTTCTATTGGGAGCCTGGCTGCTCGTACTACTTCCTACCAGCTCCATCGTCCCGATCCAGGATCTTTACTTCGAACACCGGATGTACCTACCCAGCATGTTCCTGGCTGTTGCCACGACTCTCATGCTGAAACGATTGACAGATCGTTGGCAATTCAAATCTCAGGCACTTCGCTGGGGTCTCGTAGGGAGCATGATCTGCTTGCTGATTTTGATCAACAATTATCGCTGCACCGTCTATTTAAGCGACGAGGCTTTCTGGCGAGATGTGATTGCGAAGTCACCGAATAACAGCCGGGCCTATACCAATCTGGCACTTCAGATCGTGAAGCGGGCATCCAGAGAGAGTGCATCTCTCGATAAACAGAAGGTGCTGGAAGAAGCGATTGTGATGGCGCGACGATCATTTGAAATTCATCCCCTCAATGCTGTCAGCTATCAAAATCTGGCCTTTGTGTTAGGGGAAGCGAATCGTAAGGAGGAAGGAGAAAAATATGTGCAGATGGCCCGCATTCTGAAGACCAGAATGACTCAACAGGAACTGCTTGATTTTGGAAATTCCAATCGAGCGACCGAACCCGAGTTAGCACTCTTCTGCTACGAAAGAGCTAGGGAACTCCCTCCGGAGTCGAGCGAGGTTTACAACAACCTCGGGATTCTCACCCAGCAGGTCGAAAAGAATTTTGTGAAAGCGGAGGTCTGCTTTCAGAAGTCACTCTCCATTAACCCCAATAATCCGAATACCTACAATAGCTATGGCAATCTGCTCGTGCGGACGAAGCGCTATCAGGAAGCGGTCGCGGCTTTCGAAAAAGCACTCCGGCTGGACCCGCAACTGAAGTCAGCAGTTCAAGGCCGCGAAGTGGCGATACGCCTGCTGACACAGTCACAGAATAAGTAG
- a CDS encoding SHD1 domain-containing protein — MTNFAAWLSWTAGLLLVLSSSLLPAQESRTWTDATGKFKIEAKFVSLEGTKVTLLQTSGEEIEIDLSKLSPGDRKHAQDLAKKASENPFQVKETSPFAPKAGKSSTGGSPAGPSMPDRTAPGGTEPAPAAGNGTYTGRDAQLTSSVDGVTELLLTPQSDKLALPRNDAVVDRKLPSRGIALPKKANFFEKANSMLVHSSKPEAVVLYHIAPPGQSPITRVVVLNLETGKITAQGQVPNLYTGVAYGSDGLILVRQVEHHGKGNKGLMEGWIVKGKDLAREWSWEPAKGQSGRDEELVWGEILPDGRVLTANEGGKITCWKTEGDQMKALWRLQAQGSSRPDVTRDGKYMAIAADKQCAVMDLESGEVVATVPTTGRHLPWPRMAISAEHSRMACFGFDKIIVWDLQTGEEIREIATGPISGGAAPLWLDDDFLLLGGHLLVDVKNQLRLWDYTGAEMTTFYDRTGLFVVGGPSQSSSLIPIALPHPAAKNFLARALQDPNLFILKEGTQVAIDVSGIQDAAQQAAIKDKLTAKLTQRGFVVGTSGSIILKASTESGKSEKMSYRSFGEAPWNAKEYNVQSYISRLKFVWNGKDVWEGSGNNIPGFLSLSKDETIEQALKKHEKPNYHFFEHCEIPKLLTKPAENAAAGSSTAALGKSTVTISGLQ, encoded by the coding sequence ATGACGAATTTTGCGGCCTGGCTGAGTTGGACAGCCGGGCTCTTGCTGGTCTTGTCGAGCAGTTTGTTGCCAGCACAGGAATCCCGCACCTGGACCGATGCGACAGGCAAGTTCAAGATTGAAGCCAAGTTCGTTTCGCTCGAAGGCACGAAAGTCACTCTGCTGCAGACCTCGGGAGAAGAGATCGAGATCGATCTGTCGAAGCTGAGTCCCGGGGATCGGAAGCACGCACAGGATCTGGCCAAAAAGGCGAGTGAAAATCCCTTCCAGGTCAAAGAAACCAGCCCCTTTGCCCCGAAAGCTGGCAAAAGCTCAACCGGTGGAAGTCCTGCTGGACCCAGCATGCCGGATCGTACGGCTCCCGGTGGAACAGAGCCGGCGCCCGCTGCAGGAAATGGAACCTACACGGGTCGCGATGCGCAATTGACTTCCAGTGTGGACGGCGTGACCGAACTTCTGCTCACGCCCCAATCCGACAAGCTGGCTCTTCCCCGGAACGATGCCGTTGTGGATCGTAAGCTCCCCTCGCGTGGAATCGCTCTCCCGAAAAAAGCCAACTTCTTCGAGAAGGCCAATAGCATGCTGGTGCATTCCAGCAAGCCCGAGGCTGTTGTGCTGTACCACATTGCTCCGCCCGGCCAATCTCCCATCACTCGGGTGGTGGTGCTGAATCTGGAAACAGGAAAAATCACCGCTCAAGGCCAGGTTCCGAATTTGTACACCGGCGTCGCTTATGGCAGTGATGGATTGATTCTTGTGCGTCAGGTGGAGCATCACGGGAAAGGCAATAAAGGCCTGATGGAAGGCTGGATCGTCAAAGGCAAAGATCTGGCGCGTGAATGGTCGTGGGAACCAGCCAAAGGCCAATCGGGCCGGGATGAGGAACTCGTCTGGGGCGAGATTCTGCCTGATGGCCGGGTTTTGACAGCGAACGAAGGCGGAAAGATCACCTGCTGGAAAACCGAGGGGGATCAGATGAAAGCTCTCTGGCGATTGCAGGCACAAGGTTCGAGCAGGCCCGACGTGACCCGTGATGGTAAGTACATGGCGATTGCCGCCGATAAGCAATGTGCGGTGATGGATCTAGAGTCGGGCGAGGTGGTGGCCACTGTTCCCACAACGGGGAGACATCTTCCGTGGCCACGCATGGCGATCTCGGCAGAACATTCGCGCATGGCCTGTTTTGGATTCGACAAGATCATTGTGTGGGATCTTCAGACTGGTGAAGAGATTCGGGAGATTGCTACCGGGCCGATCTCTGGTGGTGCTGCTCCCCTTTGGCTGGATGATGACTTTCTGTTGCTGGGTGGTCACCTGCTGGTCGATGTGAAAAACCAGTTGCGCCTGTGGGATTATACCGGTGCAGAAATGACGACTTTTTATGACCGGACTGGTCTCTTTGTGGTGGGTGGGCCCTCTCAATCCAGCAGCCTGATTCCCATTGCCTTACCACATCCAGCAGCGAAGAATTTTCTGGCCAGAGCGCTGCAGGATCCGAACCTGTTCATTCTCAAGGAAGGAACACAGGTAGCGATCGATGTCTCGGGCATTCAGGATGCGGCTCAGCAAGCGGCGATCAAAGACAAGCTCACTGCCAAGCTCACTCAGCGAGGCTTTGTGGTGGGAACTTCAGGCAGCATTATTCTCAAGGCGAGTACGGAATCCGGCAAATCGGAGAAGATGTCGTATCGATCGTTTGGAGAGGCTCCCTGGAATGCCAAAGAGTACAACGTGCAGTCGTACATCAGTCGATTGAAGTTTGTCTGGAATGGGAAGGATGTCTGGGAAGGCTCAGGAAATAACATTCCGGGCTTTTTGTCTCTCAGCAAAGACGAAACGATTGAGCAGGCCCTCAAGAAGCACGAAAAGCCCAATTACCACTTTTTCGAGCATTGTGAGATTCCCAAGCTGCTGACGAAACCCGCAGAGAATGCAGCCGCTGGAAGCTCTACAGCTGCGTTGGGGAAATCGACCGTCACAATCAGCGGCTTGCAGTAG
- a CDS encoding fused MFS/spermidine synthase, which translates to MTGPSESSDADNGPGDNLPTPFGQSSELSTAETYRLSDPPARWSEPVVPVRALAPVEEAPKRPQKSRVKNASTDFMQPLQKLASHEVSALIGFNAIVFVTSVCIMTLELTASRLIGKHVGNSLYTWTSVIGVVLAGITVGNYIGGYLADLPRPRRSLAWTFLISSITCWSVLWLDQLIPSFTRPASISWPLWVLMTVSLIFFLPACAMGTISPIVASLAVASSSRTGITMGNVYAWGALGSIVGTFLTGFYLIDQFGTRAIVGLVAMTLAAMALIIASKNKVFRTGVALGWCQLLALTWGLATFTETSVASAAGFSARMVGVWEDPQTTDARTSRWRTYGETIGRQVHDLGLSLALRDDRQGEYHDESSYSYINVSEDYSEDGRPIKLLKLDKLIHSYYDPADPNRLDYDYEKVYAAITEMLAGSSETDIEIQVANFPGREQVVAQLPAGLSWNPDRQSISLKPRAIVDWSALLKLAPDGAYIAAVNELSDLSTRADWGGFSSVAVTELPENFRIPQEINEILRYDRTLEMLSVWKPLDEKSRRLALATSPSMPWIDAIDELRKKSRKASSLFIGGGGYIFPRWIESQFPGSERIDVAELDPAVLAAVESEMGLAKPPATRVHSRIGDARNVVDDLLRESNQQGKIAYDFAYGDAFNDFSVPWHLTTKEFAEKIHQLLSPEGAYLVNVIDVYPRTAWPRIQDEEQQVTFDGEPPFAGWNEWNNSGWIDTPGFPGFSLHRHGTRIFSLRFRGEMPAAVENRLKSLSSASPAWKNAVTELAKKSRQPPRLPFELPAILIPSLLLDDEWTPAPAPFEFVEIRRVGTGYSLAVRGALTRDLKQRLLSLDPENAAWKQGLEGLAKRSENLASGRFLAAFVATLHQVFPHVAVFSSEAGSPNDNRDTFVIAASKTPIDWAQLEASDHWTGLPFATSSKVDETVKTTGQMESLLGLARGLILTDDHAPVDNLLLPVFETND; encoded by the coding sequence TTGACTGGCCCTTCCGAAAGCTCCGATGCCGACAATGGTCCGGGAGATAATCTTCCCACTCCATTTGGCCAATCCTCCGAACTTTCTACAGCCGAGACTTATCGCCTCTCAGATCCACCAGCCCGCTGGAGCGAGCCGGTTGTTCCAGTCCGGGCTTTGGCACCTGTTGAAGAGGCTCCTAAGCGACCGCAAAAGTCGCGAGTGAAAAACGCAAGCACAGATTTCATGCAGCCATTACAGAAGCTGGCCAGTCATGAAGTCTCGGCACTCATCGGTTTCAATGCGATTGTGTTTGTCACCAGTGTCTGCATTATGACGCTTGAACTGACTGCCTCCCGGTTGATTGGCAAGCATGTCGGCAACTCGCTCTATACCTGGACGTCGGTCATTGGCGTTGTGCTGGCGGGCATTACAGTGGGTAACTACATCGGTGGCTATCTGGCCGATCTTCCCCGTCCTCGTCGCTCTCTCGCCTGGACGTTTCTTATTTCGAGTATCACCTGCTGGTCGGTCTTATGGCTGGATCAACTGATTCCCTCCTTTACCCGACCCGCATCAATTTCGTGGCCCCTGTGGGTGCTGATGACCGTCTCGCTGATTTTCTTTCTGCCCGCCTGTGCCATGGGGACAATTTCTCCCATTGTGGCCAGCCTGGCGGTCGCTTCATCGTCGCGCACAGGGATCACCATGGGCAATGTCTATGCCTGGGGTGCTCTGGGCTCGATTGTCGGGACATTCCTCACCGGCTTTTATCTCATTGATCAGTTTGGGACACGGGCTATTGTCGGGCTAGTTGCGATGACGTTGGCAGCCATGGCTTTGATCATCGCCTCGAAAAATAAAGTCTTTCGCACAGGTGTGGCTCTGGGCTGGTGCCAGCTGCTGGCTCTGACATGGGGATTGGCGACATTCACAGAAACCAGCGTCGCTTCAGCAGCTGGTTTCTCGGCACGTATGGTGGGGGTCTGGGAAGATCCACAGACAACAGATGCCCGCACTTCACGCTGGCGAACCTATGGCGAAACGATTGGCCGCCAGGTGCACGATCTGGGACTTTCACTTGCCTTACGAGATGACCGGCAAGGCGAATATCACGACGAAAGCTCCTACTCATATATCAACGTCTCAGAAGATTACAGCGAGGATGGTCGGCCTATCAAGCTGTTAAAGCTCGACAAGCTGATCCATAGTTACTATGACCCGGCTGATCCGAACCGTCTCGACTATGATTATGAGAAGGTCTATGCAGCCATTACGGAAATGCTCGCTGGTTCTTCCGAAACCGATATCGAAATTCAGGTCGCGAATTTCCCGGGCCGAGAGCAGGTGGTGGCTCAGCTTCCTGCAGGTCTTTCCTGGAACCCGGATCGGCAGTCCATTTCGCTCAAGCCACGAGCGATTGTCGATTGGTCAGCGCTACTGAAGCTGGCCCCGGATGGTGCTTATATTGCGGCTGTGAATGAGCTGTCAGATCTTTCAACCAGAGCCGACTGGGGAGGGTTTTCTTCAGTCGCTGTGACTGAGTTGCCGGAAAACTTCAGGATCCCTCAGGAAATCAATGAGATTCTGCGTTACGACCGCACACTCGAAATGCTGAGTGTCTGGAAGCCTTTGGATGAAAAGTCCCGCAGGCTGGCACTGGCCACCAGCCCATCCATGCCCTGGATCGATGCGATTGACGAACTTCGCAAGAAATCGAGAAAGGCCAGCTCGCTGTTTATTGGGGGAGGGGGATATATCTTTCCCCGCTGGATTGAAAGTCAGTTCCCAGGGAGCGAACGCATTGATGTGGCTGAACTCGACCCAGCCGTACTGGCGGCTGTGGAAAGTGAAATGGGCCTGGCCAAACCACCGGCCACACGCGTTCATTCCCGCATTGGTGATGCCCGGAATGTCGTGGATGACCTCCTGCGGGAATCGAACCAGCAAGGAAAGATCGCCTACGACTTTGCCTATGGTGATGCCTTCAATGATTTCAGTGTTCCCTGGCATCTCACGACGAAGGAGTTCGCCGAGAAGATTCACCAGTTGCTTTCGCCGGAAGGGGCTTACCTTGTCAACGTGATCGATGTCTATCCGCGAACTGCCTGGCCACGTATTCAAGACGAAGAGCAGCAGGTGACCTTCGATGGTGAGCCTCCCTTTGCCGGCTGGAATGAATGGAACAATAGTGGATGGATCGATACACCAGGCTTTCCAGGGTTTTCGCTCCATCGACACGGCACGCGCATCTTCTCTTTACGCTTTCGAGGAGAGATGCCTGCTGCTGTCGAGAACCGATTGAAATCGTTAAGCAGCGCCTCACCGGCATGGAAAAATGCCGTCACTGAACTGGCAAAGAAAAGCCGTCAGCCACCCAGGCTCCCATTCGAACTCCCCGCGATCCTCATCCCCTCATTGCTGCTGGATGACGAATGGACGCCGGCACCGGCACCTTTTGAGTTTGTCGAGATTCGACGTGTCGGGACGGGATATTCTCTAGCAGTCCGGGGAGCTCTGACACGAGACCTAAAACAACGTCTGCTGTCGCTCGATCCCGAGAATGCTGCCTGGAAACAGGGGCTGGAAGGTCTGGCAAAGCGTTCGGAAAATCTGGCTTCAGGCCGCTTTCTGGCAGCGTTTGTCGCGACCTTGCATCAGGTCTTTCCCCATGTGGCAGTGTTCAGCAGTGAAGCGGGAAGCCCGAATGATAATCGAGATACTTTCGTGATTGCTGCTTCAAAAACTCCTATCGACTGGGCACAACTCGAGGCGTCCGATCACTGGACGGGCCTCCCCTTTGCGACTTCGTCAAAAGTTGATGAGACCGTCAAGACGACGGGCCAGATGGAGTCGCTCCTGGGGCTTGCGCGCGGCTTGATCCTGACTGATGATCATGCCCCGGTGGATAACCTGTTGTTGCCGGTCTTTGAAACCAACGACTGA
- a CDS encoding DUF1802 family protein — protein MILNPADEIEPFAFKEWAAICAALVAGRQSIILRKGGIHEGPAGFQPEHREFWLLPTQFHQEAGQLTEESWPFLNAARIWGPFPGEILLPAKAQVQECRRLTTWEEVTALQGEHLWSEATLRNRFEYRSPGLTYLRVTITSVQPPIRLPTWPALEGCKSWVRLPDSMRGR, from the coding sequence GTGATTTTGAACCCTGCGGATGAAATCGAACCCTTCGCTTTTAAGGAATGGGCAGCGATCTGTGCCGCTTTAGTGGCTGGCCGGCAGTCGATCATTCTCCGCAAAGGAGGGATTCACGAAGGGCCAGCCGGGTTTCAACCTGAACACCGGGAATTCTGGCTGCTGCCGACGCAGTTTCATCAGGAGGCAGGTCAACTGACCGAAGAGAGCTGGCCATTTCTGAACGCAGCCAGGATCTGGGGCCCATTTCCCGGGGAGATTCTCTTACCGGCCAAAGCTCAGGTGCAAGAGTGCCGGCGCTTAACAACCTGGGAAGAAGTGACAGCACTTCAAGGTGAGCATCTCTGGAGTGAAGCAACTCTGCGTAATCGCTTTGAGTATCGGTCGCCGGGATTAACGTATCTGCGAGTGACGATCACCAGCGTGCAACCACCCATCCGTTTGCCCACCTGGCCCGCACTTGAAGGCTGCAAGAGCTGGGTGCGTTTGCCCGACAGCATGCGGGGCCGGTAA